A genome region from Triticum aestivum cultivar Chinese Spring chromosome 2B, IWGSC CS RefSeq v2.1, whole genome shotgun sequence includes the following:
- the LOC123043929 gene encoding tau-cadinol synthase isoform X1: MASHDAITTATAAPAAAVPEVAPVFHPTMSEERMTERSNQLKEKIIGLFPCSTIVEQLYLVDTLQHLSVDQHFHEQIDSTLRSTHAGEFNSSSLHDVALRFRILRQQGFWVSPDVFSKFKDEDGAFHVNVTNDPRGLLSLYNAAHLFIHGETELEESISFARRHLESMEGRLEYPLAEQVRRALHLPLPRTLKRVEALHYMSEYKQELMHNSSILEFAKLDFNLLQRLHLKELKALSRWWKNLYREVGLNYSRDRVVECYFWAYTTYYEKEYTHARMILAKIIAIIIMTDDTYDVRATLVECKQLNEAIQRWEENATSLLPEYLQKFYLKLMSTFKEFEDELKPDEKYRVAFSTKAFQISSNNYLQEAEWFHQNHKPRFNDQVKVSSVCSGGPWVCVGLLVGMSDTATKEALEWALGCTDAVRACAEVTRFMNDLASFKRGKNKNDVASSVECYISEHGVASEVAIAKIGSLIEDAWKTTNQARFELPELLLPAVQRVANITISMPFMYDDKTDAFTFSSRLEGTIKRLFVNPIDF, encoded by the exons ATGGCGTCCCATGATGCcatcaccaccgccaccgccgcccccgccgccgccgtgccagaGGTGGCGCCTGTGTTTCATCCCACA ATGTCAGAGGAAAGGATGACAGAGAGGTCCAATCAACTGAAGGAGAAAATAATTGGGTTATTTCCGTGCAGTACCATAGTTGAGCAACTGTACCTTGTAGACACACTCCAACACCTGAGCGTAGATCAACATTTTCATGAACAAATTGACTCCACATTAAGAAGCACTCATGCTGGTGAATTCAATAGCTCTAGCCTTCATGATGTCGCCCTTCGGTTCCGCATACTGAGGCAGCAAGGCTTTTGGGTTTCTCCAG ATGTATTCAGCAAGTTCAAAGACGAAGATGGGGCCTTCCATGTTAACGTAACTAACGACCCAAGGGGGCTATTAAGTCTATACAATGCAGCACACCTTTTTATCCATGGGGAGACAGAACTTGAAGAAAGCATCTCGTTTGCAAGGCGGCACCTCGAATCGATGGAAGGTAGGCTTGAGTACCCATTGGCAGAGCAAGTCAGGCGCGCCCTTCACTTACCACTGCCAAGGACCTTGAAGAGAGTCGAGGCGCTGCATTATATGTCAGAGTACAAACAAGAGCTGATGCACAACTCCTCCATTCTGGAGTTCGCCAAACTGGACTTCAACCTTCTGCAACGTCTCCACTTGAAGGAGCTCAAGGCTCTCTCTAG ATGGTGGAAAAATCTTTACAGAGAAGTGGGGCTAAACTACTCGCGGGACCGCGTGGTTGAGTGCTACTTCTGGGCGTATACGACATACTACGAGAAAGAGTATACACATGCAAGGATGATTCTCGCTAAGATAATCGCAATAATAATAATGACAGATGACACTTACGATGTCCGTGCTACTTTGGTTGAGTGTAAACAGCTCAATGAAGCTATACAAAG ATGGGAGGAGAATGCTACTTCTCTTCTACCAGAGTACTTGCAGAAGTTCTACCTCAAGCTCATGAGCACCTTCAAGGAGTTTGAGGACGAATTGAAACCGGATGAGAAGTACCGGGTCGCTTTTAGCACAAAAGCG TTTCAAATATCATCAAACAACTATCTCCAAGAAGCCGAATGGTTTCATCAAAATCACAAGCCAAGATTTAATGATCAAGTGAAGGTATCTAGTGTGTGCTCAGGCGGGCCATGGGTATGTGTTGGGTTGCTAGTTGGTATGAGCGATACTGCAACCAAGGAGGCACTGGAATGGGCCCTCGGCTGCACTGATGCTGTCAGAGCTTGTGCAGAGGTGACACGTTTCATGAATGATCTTGCTTCCTTTAAG CGTGGAAAGAACAAAAATGATGTGGCCAGCTCCGTGGAATGCTACATCAGTGAGCACGGCGTGGCGAGTGAGGTCGCCATTGCCAAGATAGGTTCTCTGATTGAAGATGCATGGAAGACTACGAACCAAGCACGCTTTGAGCTCCCTGAGCTGCTGCTTCCGGCTGTGCAGCGAGTCGCAAACATAACGATCAGCATGCCCTTCATGTATGATGACAAGACGGATGCTTTTACGTTCAGCAGCCGTCTTGAGGGGACGATTAAGCGACTGTTTGTCAATCCTATTGACTTCTAG
- the LOC123043929 gene encoding tau-cadinol synthase isoform X2 has product MASHDAITTATAAPAAAVPEVAPVFHPTVWGDFFINYNPEPLQMSEERMTERSNQLKEKIIGLFPCSTIVEQLYLVDTLQHLSVDQHFHEQIDSTLRSTHAGEFNSSSLHDVALRFRILRQQGFWVSPDVFSKFKDEDGAFHVNVTNDPRGLLSLYNAAHLFIHGETELEESISFARRHLESMEGRLEYPLAEQVRRALHLPLPRTLKRVEALHYMSEYKQELMHNSSILEFAKLDFNLLQRLHLKELKALSRWWKNLYREVGLNYSRDRVVECYFWAYTTYYEKEYTHARMILAKIIAIIIMTDDTYDVRATLVECKQWEENATSLLPEYLQKFYLKLMSTFKEFEDELKPDEKYRVAFSTKAFQISSNNYLQEAEWFHQNHKPRFNDQVKVSSVCSGGPWVCVGLLVGMSDTATKEALEWALGCTDAVRACAEVTRFMNDLASFKRGKNKNDVASSVECYISEHGVASEVAIAKIGSLIEDAWKTTNQARFELPELLLPAVQRVANITISMPFMYDDKTDAFTFSSRLEGTIKRLFVNPIDF; this is encoded by the exons ATGGCGTCCCATGATGCcatcaccaccgccaccgccgcccccgccgccgccgtgccagaGGTGGCGCCTGTGTTTCATCCCACAGTGTGGGGCGACTTCTTCATCAACTATAATCCAGAACCGTTACAG ATGTCAGAGGAAAGGATGACAGAGAGGTCCAATCAACTGAAGGAGAAAATAATTGGGTTATTTCCGTGCAGTACCATAGTTGAGCAACTGTACCTTGTAGACACACTCCAACACCTGAGCGTAGATCAACATTTTCATGAACAAATTGACTCCACATTAAGAAGCACTCATGCTGGTGAATTCAATAGCTCTAGCCTTCATGATGTCGCCCTTCGGTTCCGCATACTGAGGCAGCAAGGCTTTTGGGTTTCTCCAG ATGTATTCAGCAAGTTCAAAGACGAAGATGGGGCCTTCCATGTTAACGTAACTAACGACCCAAGGGGGCTATTAAGTCTATACAATGCAGCACACCTTTTTATCCATGGGGAGACAGAACTTGAAGAAAGCATCTCGTTTGCAAGGCGGCACCTCGAATCGATGGAAGGTAGGCTTGAGTACCCATTGGCAGAGCAAGTCAGGCGCGCCCTTCACTTACCACTGCCAAGGACCTTGAAGAGAGTCGAGGCGCTGCATTATATGTCAGAGTACAAACAAGAGCTGATGCACAACTCCTCCATTCTGGAGTTCGCCAAACTGGACTTCAACCTTCTGCAACGTCTCCACTTGAAGGAGCTCAAGGCTCTCTCTAG ATGGTGGAAAAATCTTTACAGAGAAGTGGGGCTAAACTACTCGCGGGACCGCGTGGTTGAGTGCTACTTCTGGGCGTATACGACATACTACGAGAAAGAGTATACACATGCAAGGATGATTCTCGCTAAGATAATCGCAATAATAATAATGACAGATGACACTTACGATGTCCGTGCTACTTTGGTTGAGTGTAAACA ATGGGAGGAGAATGCTACTTCTCTTCTACCAGAGTACTTGCAGAAGTTCTACCTCAAGCTCATGAGCACCTTCAAGGAGTTTGAGGACGAATTGAAACCGGATGAGAAGTACCGGGTCGCTTTTAGCACAAAAGCG TTTCAAATATCATCAAACAACTATCTCCAAGAAGCCGAATGGTTTCATCAAAATCACAAGCCAAGATTTAATGATCAAGTGAAGGTATCTAGTGTGTGCTCAGGCGGGCCATGGGTATGTGTTGGGTTGCTAGTTGGTATGAGCGATACTGCAACCAAGGAGGCACTGGAATGGGCCCTCGGCTGCACTGATGCTGTCAGAGCTTGTGCAGAGGTGACACGTTTCATGAATGATCTTGCTTCCTTTAAG CGTGGAAAGAACAAAAATGATGTGGCCAGCTCCGTGGAATGCTACATCAGTGAGCACGGCGTGGCGAGTGAGGTCGCCATTGCCAAGATAGGTTCTCTGATTGAAGATGCATGGAAGACTACGAACCAAGCACGCTTTGAGCTCCCTGAGCTGCTGCTTCCGGCTGTGCAGCGAGTCGCAAACATAACGATCAGCATGCCCTTCATGTATGATGACAAGACGGATGCTTTTACGTTCAGCAGCCGTCTTGAGGGGACGATTAAGCGACTGTTTGTCAATCCTATTGACTTCTAG